One genomic region from Amphiprion ocellaris isolate individual 3 ecotype Okinawa chromosome 20, ASM2253959v1, whole genome shotgun sequence encodes:
- the si:ch211-266g18.10 gene encoding titin isoform X23, with amino-acid sequence MAEGAKPASATAAGGSNGAAAPQPGFLRSGALSLLNKLKVSVELLIALAALLSWVVVGVVMFDFVEYKAVPDIQQIITDPVKAVNDAVDEATSLLNKFQECAPDLSDPMSAATYAAEEISAAKDGVVRYFSDEEGTFYLSYIDPVVIGRRAFHSTNDFMCGVVGGCRDTLCTVVDSILDTIQEINKGKIDLSYIDPVVIGRGVFNVTNEFVCGVVGYIQGVLCSILDTILDVVKGVTDISFIDPVVIGRNTFGATNDFVNGIVGYIQSVLCTIIDSILEIVKGTTDISFIDPVVIGRNVFSVTNDFVSGIAGYIQDVLCVILDVILDTLKDIQQAVGFSPMSVLKTTADITKEQISMLVSYFSATLIGEEGIMPEVSLDPMKVVEDAVLEFTDKKDLFVAYMSSMLVGDQGEPAAPPVVNVVTEKDEAVAAPSDINLVRRKGEFLPPFEKVAEILHTAKDEAAPAAELSEDSKTEEEEEEKEEEEEEEEAEVPPEAASEADVQDAEEDEVKHVDLEEKESETPLEEEILDHDSKEEEKEEADKEEEEEIITEEAAEQLEKEEGEEQEEDKKEEEGEEDQGKTEEAVDEEDEEAQAADGVVEDKEEEEEIKTEDVLVEEEEEEVEEEIKTEDYLVEEEEEEVEEEIKTDDVLVEEEEEEEEEEIKTEDDLVEEEEEKEEEEIKTEDDLVEEEEEEEEEEIETEDALVEEEEEEEEETKTIDALVEEEEEEETKTEDALLEDEDEEEEEEAKPEEVLLEDEEKEKEEEETKTEEDLAEDEDEEKEEETKTEDVLLEDEDEEEEEEEDEEDDKTKTDKDLAEDVEKEEPKLEDLAEEEEEEEEEEEEEEEEQEEEEEVKSEEEDERVQQTIKITDDDARDQFEKTDEEDQDLEMDNEDEEEEEGEKLDYVEIKEDDKDAEEEPLVQQLDLKILASEKLHIDQIPESEEETLLPEHDEDEFADIVDDHDENNNNSESRKTEPKRKRKVHVPFEKLRRVGSRAPHKEEHLSKHEKVLKEAKERHAIKEVKDAIVKEEEPVKKALKEEEDAKKLPKEKKQVKKLLKEEKEIKKPSKEKKEVKKPAKEEEEVKKPLKEEKVKKQLKEEKEVKKPPKEHKEVRKHKRLSKKEEEVKERPKEEKEIKKPLRDKKEVKKPPREEKETKKPPKEEKEIKKPPKKEKEEKRPPKAAEVTKEEKKPPKEEKEEKKPIKEAKDKHKPENKEERALKKERDVKKPLKEEKEVKKSPKEEERPSKKEKEVRKLLKEEKEAKKPAKEDKEEEKPLKTEREEKIPSKKQKEVKKPPKEEKEVKKPPKEEKEVKKPQKEEKEPKKPTKDEKEPEKPTKDEKEPKKPTKEEKEIKKPQKEDKEVKKPLKKEKEEKETPKEKREVKKPSKEDKKEKKPIKEETEDEKPHKEAKIPTKDEKEVKKPHKEEKEVKKPPKEEKEGKKPLKDKEIEKLLKQVKEEKESPKDKKGVKQPSEDKKVKKPIKDEKEEKKPLEEKREMKKPSKEDKEEKKPLKEKKEVKKPSEEEKKPLKEKKEVKKPSEEEKKPLKEKKEVKKPSEEEKKPLKEKKEVKKPSEEEKKPLKEKKEVKKPSEEEKKPLKEKKEVKKPSEEEKKPLKEREVKTPPKEDKKEKEEKKPIKEAKKEAESKKEKISKDGKEPIKPSKQEKEIKTTTKEDKEPTKKRVTKTEAKPKKSAKRIKVVKKEVASVLKKEHLNVTKAAEEPKKSAKVLKFAKKQIAPALKKEHKNVTKAEVPEVPKVTAKPEVTKKDIDAVKEKEKAAPKKKEAEVSELKPKPGQKDAAVTKEKAKRAPPKKEVPKKKAKAAPAKKEAAAPKEKVKPVILTKEQEGAPKNATLAKERVKIVPMKKVVKAPKKEVKAVSAKTKSAKIKTKPTPVVKEAEAPHKNVSLTKEKVKVVPLKKVPVTPKEKVKAAPTKKEAEVLKEKKAEPVTPKKAAKPTPAKKKKVPETPKEKVKPALTKKEAELLKEKKPEPVTPKKEAEVLKEKKAEPVTPKKEAEVLKEKVAEPVTPKKAPVSKAKPTPAKKKKEPAKIKTKPAPVVKEAEAPHKNVSLTKEKVKVVPLKKVPVTPKEKVKPPPTKKEAEVLKERKAEPVTPKKEAEVLKEKKAEPVTPKKAPVSKAKPAPAKKKKEAKVLKEKKPEPVTPKKASVAKTKPAPVVKEAEAPHKNVSLSKERVKVVPLKKVPVTPKEKVKPAPTKKEAEVLKEKKAEPVTPKKAPVSKAKPAPAKKKKVPVTPKEKVEPAPTKKDAEVLKEKKAEPVIPKKAPVSKAKPAPAKKKKEVEAPKEKVKPVILTKEQEGAPKNATLAKERVKIVPMKKEVKVPKEKVKVSAKTKPAKIKTKPTPVVKEAEAPHKNISLTKEKVKVVPLKKVPVTLKEKVKPAPVKKEAEVLKEKKAEPVTPKKVPVTPKEKVKPAPTKKEAEIVKEKKAEPVTPKKAPVTKAKPAKKKKEVETPKEKAKPVILTKEQEGAPKNATLAKERVKIVPMKKVVKAPKEKVKVSAKIKPAKIKTKPAPVLKEAEVPQKNISLTKEKAKVVPLKKVPVTPKEKVKPAPTTKEAEVLKEKKAEPVTPKKAPVAKAKPAPAKKKKEVEAPKEKAKPAAVKKEAKPALAKKVEVAKEKPKPAQEKKAPSKKEAEIKKEKLKSLLKKEPKVTKEKVKPAVKKDILRKKIKPVHVKKEVEAPKEKDKPAAVKKAMLRKKTKAVPVRRVEKKAEKEEKAKEDRVLKEIQESAKKEKAATKKAAKEEKVKAEPSVSDSLLMEDELPYFQCFFVDEDEAQFPFYAFSPLQI; translated from the exons ggGCCAAACCTGCCTCTGCTACTGCAGCCGGTGGCTCCAATGGAGCAGCAGCACCACAGCCGGGCTTCCTCAGATCCGGAGCTCTGAGTCTCCTCAATAAGCTGAAGGTGTCCGTGGAGCTGCTGATCGCCCTGGCTGCTCTGCTCTCCTGGGTGGTCGTGGGTGTGGTGATGTTTGACTTTGTGGAGTACAAAGCAGTCCCTG ACATTCAGCAAATCATTACGGACCCTGTTAAAGCTGTAAACGATGCTGTGGATGAAGCCACCAGCCTGCTCAATAAGTTTCAAG AATGTGCACCTGATTTAAGTGACCCCATGTCTGCTGCCACTTATGCAGCTGAGGAAATATCAGCAGCAAAAGATGGAGTTGTTCGATACTTTTCAGATGAGGAAG GGACCTTCTACCTCAGCTACATCGACCCTGTTGTCATTGGTAGACGAGCTTTCCATTCAACTAATGACTTCATGTGTGGAGTGGTGGGCGGCTGCAGGGACACACTATGTACTGTTGTGGACTCTATATTAGATACCATACAGGAGATAAATAAAG GAAAAATTGATCTTAGCTACATAGACCCTGTGGTAATAGGCAGAGGTGTCTTCAATGTTACTAATGAGTTCGTGTGTGGAGTGGTGGGCTACATCCAGGGTGTGCTCTGTTCGATACTGGACACTATACTGGATGTAGTGAAAG gagtCACTGACATTAGCTTCATAGACCCAGTAGTAATCGGCAGGAATACCTTCGGCGCTACTAATGACTTTGTGAATGGAATAGTGGGCTACATCCAGAGCGTACTCTGTACCATCATAGACAGTATCCTGGAAATAGTTAAAG gaACAACTGACATTAGCTTCATTGACCCTGTGGTTATTGGCAGGAATGTCTTCAGTGTTACTAATGACTTTGTGAGTGGAATAGCAGGATACATCCAGGATGTGCTCTGTGTAATCTTGGATGTGATACTGGACACATTAAAAG ATATTCAGCAGGCAGTGGGATTCAGTCCCATGTCGGTTCTGAAGACAACTGCGGACATCACCAAAGAACAGATCAGCATGCTTGTGAGCTACTTCTCAGCAACACTGATTGGTGAAGAAG gaaTCATGCCTGAAGTGTCCCTCGACCCCATGAAGGTTGTTGAGGATGCAGTGCTGGAGTTCACAGACAAGAAAGATTTGTTTGTGGCTTATATGTCAAGCATGTTGGTTGGTGATCAAG gTGAACCTGCCGCCCCTCCAGTTGTAAATGTAGTAACTGAAAAAG ATGAAGCTGTCGCTGCCCCATCTGACATCAATTTGGTGAGAAGGAAAG GTGAATTTCTGCCTCCATTTGAAAAAG TTGCAGAGATCTTACACACTGCCAAAGATGAAGCTGCTCCTGCTGCAGAGTTAAGTGAAGACTCaaagacggaggaggaggaggaggagaaggaggaggaggaggaggaggaggaggctgaagTGCCACCTGAAGCCGCTAGTGAAGCAGATGTGCAGGATGCAGAGGAAGATGAGG TGAAACATGTCGACCTTGAAGAAAAAGAATCTGAAACTCCTCTGGAGGAGGAAATCCTTGATCATGACagcaaggaggaggagaaggaagaggctgataaagaggaagaagaggagattATAACAGAGGAAGCTGCAGAGCAGTTGGAGAAAGAGGAAGgcgaggaacaggaggaggacaaaaaagaagaggagggtgAAGAAGATCAAGGAAAGACAGAGGAGGCTGTGgatgaagaagatgaggagGCACAAGCAGCAGACGGGGTGGTAGaagacaaagaggaggaggaggagatcaaaactgaagatgttttggtagaagaagaggaggaggaagtggaggaggagatcAAAACTGAAGATTATTTggtagaagaagaggaggaggaagtggaggaggagatcaaaactgatgatgttttggtagaagaagaggaggaggaagaggaggaggagatcaaAACTGAAGATGATTTggtagaagaagaggaggagaaagaggaggaggagatcaaAACTGAAGATGATTTggtagaagaagaggaggaggaagaggaggaggagatcgaAACTGAAGATGCTTTggtagaagaagaggaggaggaagaggaggagaccaAAACAATAGATGCTTtggtagaagaggaggaggaggaggagaccaaaacagaagaTGCTTTGctagaagatgaagatgaggaggaggaggaggaggccaaaCCTGAAGAAGTTTTGTTAGAagatgaggagaaggagaaagaggaggaggagaccaaaacagaagaagacttggcagaagatgaagatgaggagaaggaggaggagaccaAAACTGAAGATGTTTTGTTAGAAGacgaagatgaggaggaggaggaggaggaggatgaggaagatgaTAAGACCAAAACTGACAAAGACTTGGCAGAAGATGTGGAGAAGGAGGAACCAAAACTTGAAGACCtagcagaagaagaggaggaggaggaggaggaagaggaggaggaggaggaagagcaagaggaggaggaggaggttaaGTCAGAAGAAGAGGATGAAAGAGTCCAacaaaccatcaaaattacTGACGATGATGCCAGAGATCAGTTCGAGAAAACTGATGAAGAAGATCAGGATCTAGAAATGGACaatgaggatgaagaggaggaggaaggagaaaaactGGACTATGTAGAGATCAAGGAGGATGATAAAGATGCAGAAGAAGAACCATTAGTCCAACAGCTTGATCTTAAAATTCTGGCATCAGAAAAGCTCCATATTGATCAGATACCTGAATCTGAAGAAGAAACTTTACTACCTGAACATGATGAAGACGAATTCGCTGACATTGTTGATGATCAcgatgaaaacaacaacaacagtgagAGCAGAAAGACTGAGCCTAAACGTAAGAGGAAGGTTCATGTTCCCTTTGAGAAGCTCAGACGAGTCGGATCCAGAGCGCCTCACAAAGAAGAACATCTCAGCAAACATGAGAAAG TTCTCAAAGAGGCAAAGGAAAGACATGCAATTAAAGAAGTTAAAGATGCCATTGTTAAAG AAGAGGAGCCAGTGAAGAAGGCTCtcaaagaagaggaagatgcGAAGAAGCTGcccaaagaaaagaaacaagtaAAGAAACTCCtcaaagaagagaaagaaataaagaaaccctctaaagaaaagaaagaggtgAAGAAACCAGccaaagaagaggaggaagtcaAGAAACCTCTCAAAGAAGAGAAGGTGAAGAAACAactcaaagaagaaaaagaagtcaAGAAACCACCTAAAGAGCACAAAGAAGTAAGGAAACATAAGAGACTTTctaaaaaagaggaagaagtgaAAGAACGAcccaaagaagaaaaagaaatcaagaaaCCTCTTAGAGACAAGAAAGAAGTGAAGAAGCCACctagagaagagaaagaaaccaAGAAACCTCctaaagaggagaaagaaattAAGAAACCTCCcaaaaaggagaaagaggagaagagacCTCCTAAAGCTGCAGAAGTGacgaaagaagagaagaaacctcctaaagaagagaaagaggagaagaaaccTATTAAAGAAGCTAAAGATAAAcataaacctgaaaataaagaGGAGAGGGCCCTTAAAAAGGAGAGGGATGTGAAGAAACCTCttaaagaagagaaagaggtAAAGAAATCTCccaaagaagaggagagaccatctaagaaggagaaagaagttAGGAAACTTCtcaaggaggaaaaagaagccAAGAAACCAGCCAAAGaagacaaggaggaggagaaacctctcaaaacagagagagaagagaagataccttctaaaaaacagaaagaagtgaAGAAACCACccaaagaagagaaagaagtcaAGAAACCACccaaagaagagaaagaagtcaAGAAACCtcaaaaagaagagaaagaaccCAAGAAACCTACCAAAGATGAGAAAGAACCCGAGAAACCTACCAAAGACGAAAAAGAACCCAAGAAACCTAccaaagaagagaaagaaatcaAGAAACCTCAAAAGGAAGATAAAGAAGTTAAGAAACctctgaaaaaagagaaagaagaaaaggaaactcccaaagaaaagagagaagtgAAGAAACCTtccaaagaagacaaaaaggagaagaaacctatcaaagaagagacagaagatGAGAAACCTCACAAAGAAGCCAAGATACCTACCAAAGATGAGAAAGAAGTAAAGAAACCTCacaaggaagagaaagaagttAAGAAACCTcccaaagaagaaaaagaaggaaagaaacctCTCAAAGATAAGGAAATTGAGAAACTCCTCAAACAAGTCAAAGAAGAAAAGGAATCTCCCAAAGACAAGAAAGGAGTGAAGCAACCTTCAGAagacaaaaaagtcaagaaacCTATCAAAGatgagaaagaagagaagaaacctcttgaagaaaagagagaaatgaaGAAACCTTCCAAAGAGgacaaagaggaaaagaaaccccttaaagaaaagaaggaagtaAAGAAAccttctgaagaagaaaagaaaccccttaaagaaaagaaggaagtgAAGAAGccttctgaagaagaaaagaaaccccttaaagaaaagaaggaagtgAAGAAAccttctgaagaagaaaagaaaccccttaaagaaaagaaggaagtgAAGAAGccttctgaagaagaaaagaaaccccttaaagaaaagaaggaagtgAAGAAAccttctgaagaagaaaagaaaccccttaaagaaaagaaggaagtgAAGAAACCTtctgaagaagagaagaaaccCCTTAAAGAAAGGGAGGTGAAGACACCTCCCAAAGAagataaaaaagagaaagaggagaagaaaccTATTAAAGAAGCCAAAAAAGAGGCAgaatcaaagaaagaaaagatttcAAAAGATGGAAAGGAACCAATAAAGCCTTCTAAACAAGAGAAAGAAATCAAGACAACTaccaaagaagacaaagaacCAACGAAGAAGAGAGTCACCAAGACAG AAGCTAAACCCAAAAAGTCTGCAAAGAGAATTAAAGTAGTCAAGAAGGAAGTTGCATCTGTCCTCAAGAAGGAGCATCTTAATGTTACCAAAGCAG CTGAAGAACCCAAGAAGTCTGCAAAGGTGCTTAAATTTGCTAAAAAGCAAATAGCTCCTGCCCTGAAAAAGGAACATAAGAATGTTACTAAAGCAG AGGTTCCTGAAGTCCCAAAGGTGACAGCCAAACCAGAAGTGACAAAGAAAG ATATCGATGCAgtgaaggaaaaggaaaaagcagCCCCTAAAAAGAAAG aaGCTGAAGTTTCTGAACTAAAGCCCAAACCTGGTCAGAAAG atgCTGCAGTTACTAAAGAAAAAGCCAAGCGAGCTCCACCAAAGAAGG AAGTTccaaagaaaaaggccaaagCAGCTCCAGCAAAGAAAG AGGCTGCTGCTCCTAAAGAAAAGGTCAAACCAGTCATCTTGACCAAAG AACAAGAAGGTGCTCCCAAAAATGCCACTCTGGCCAAAGAGAGGGTCAAAATAGTGCCTATGAAGAAAG TGGTCAAGGcaccaaaaaaagaagtcaaagcTGTCTCTGCAAAGACAA aatctgcaaaaatcaagacaaaaccAACACCGGTAGTTAAAG agGCAGAAGCACCACACAAAAATGTGTCTCTAACAAAGGAGAAGGTGAAGGTGGTGCCACTGAAGAAAG TGCCTGTAACTCCGAAAGAAAAAGTCAAAGCAGCACCAACAAAAAAAG AAGCTGAAGTTCTCAAGGAGAAGAAGGCTGAGCCAGTGACTCCAAAGAAAG CGGCAAAACCAACACCTGCTAAAAAGAAGAAAG TGCCTGAAActccaaaagaaaaagtcaaaccAGCATTAACAAAAAAAG AAGCTGAACTTCTCAAGGAGAAGAAGCCTGAGCCAGTGACTCCCAAGAAAG AAGCTGAAGTTCTCAAGGAGAAGAAGGCTGAGCCAGTGACTCCCAAGAAAG AAGCTGAAGTTCTCAAGGAGAAGGTGGCTGAGCCAGTGACTCCCAAGAAAG CACCTGTTTCCAAGGCAAAACCAACACCTGCTAAAAAGAAGAAAG AACCTgcaaaaatcaagacaaaaccAGCACCAGTTGTTAAAG AGGCAGAAGCACCACACAAAAATGTGTCTCTAACCAAGGAGAAGGTGAAGGTGGTGCCACTAAAGAAAG TGCCTGTAActccaaaagaaaaagtcaaaccACCACCAACGAAAAAAG AAGCTGAAGTTCTCAAGGAGAGGAAGGCTGAGCCAGTGACTCCCAAGAAAG AAGCTGAAGTTCTCAAGGAGAAGAAGGCTGAGCCAGTGACTCCCAAGAAAg CGCCTGTTTCTAAGGCAAAACCAGCACCTGCTAAAAAGAAGAAAG aaGCCAAAGTTCTTAAGGAGAAGAAGCCTGAGCCAGTGACTCCCAAGAAAG CATCTGTTGCTAAGACAAAACCAGCACCAGTTGTTAAAG aggCAGAAGCACCACACAAAAATGTGTCTCTAAGCAAGGAAAGGGTGAAGGTGGTGCCACTGAAGAAAG tgcCTGTAACTCCGAAAGAAAAAGTCAAACCAGCACCAACAAAGAAAG AAGCTGAAGTTCTCAAGGAGAAGAAGGCTGAGCCAGTGACTCCAAAGAAAG caCCTGTTTCTAAGGCAAAACCAGCACCTGCTAAAAAGAAGAAAG tGCCTGTGActccaaaagaaaaagttgaaCCAGCACCAACAAAAAAAG ATGCTGAAGTTCTCAAGGAGAAGAAGGCTGAGCCAGTGATTCCCAAGAAAG CACCTGTTTCTAAGGCAAAACCAGCACCTGCTAAAAAGAAGAAAG AAGTGGAGGCTCCTAAGGAAAAGGTCAAACCAGTCATCTTGACCAAAG AACAAGAAGGTGCTCCCAAAAATGCCACTCTGGCCAAAGAGAGGGTCAAAATAGTGCCTATGAAGAAAG aggtCAAGGTGCCAAAAGAGAAGGTCAAAGTCTCTGCAAAGACAA aACCTgcaaaaatcaagacaaaaccAACACCAGTAGTAAAAG aGGCAGAAGCACCACACAAAAATATCTCTCTAACCAAGGAGAAGGTGAAGGTGGTGCCACTGAAGAAAG tGCCTGTAACTCTGAAAGAAAAAGTCAAACCAGCACCAGTGAAAAAAG AAGCTGAAGTTCTCAAGGAGAAGAAGGCTGAGCCAGTGACTCCCAAGAAAG TGCCTGTAACTCcgaaagaaaaagtgaaaccaGCACCAACTAAAAAAG AAGCTGAAATTGTCAAGGAAAAGAAGGCTGAGCCAGTGACTCCCAAGAAAG CACCTGTTACAAAGGCAAAACctgctaaaaagaaaaaag aagtgGAGACTCCAAAAGAAAAGGCCAAACCAGTCATCTTGACCAAAG AACAAGAAGGTGCTCCCAAAAATGCCACTCTGGCCAAAGAAAGGGTCAAAATAGTGCCTATGAAGAAAG tgGTCAAAGCACCAAAAGAGAAAGTCAAAGTCTCTGCTAAGATAA AACCTgcaaaaatcaagacaaaaccAGCACCAGTGCTTAAAG AGGCAGAAGTACCACAGAAAAATATCTCTCTAACAAAGGAGAAGGCCAAAGTGGTGCCACTGAAGAAAG tGCCTGTAActccaaaagaaaaagtgaaaccaGCACCAACAACAAAAG AAGCTGAAGTTCTCAAGGAGAAGAAGGCTGAGCCAGTGACTCCCAAGAAAG CACCTGTTGCTAAGGCAAAACCAGCACCTGCTAAAAAGAAGAAAG AAGTGGAGGCTCCTAAAGAAAAGGCCAAACCTGCTGCAGTAAAGAAAG AGGCCAAGCCAGCCCTGGCCAAAAAAG TAGAGGTTGCAAAGGAGAAACCTAAACCAGCTCAAGAAAAGAAAg CTCCTTCtaaaaaagaagctgaaataaagaaggaaaagctcaaatCCCTCCTAAAGAAAG AGCCCAaagtaacaaaagaaaaagtcaaaccAGCTGttaaaaaag ACATTTTGAGGAAAAAGATCAAACCTGTCCACGTGAAGAAAG AAGTGGAGGCTCCTAAAGAAAAGGACAAACCTGCAGCAGTAAAGAAAG CCATGTTGAGGAAAAAGACCAAAGCAGTCCCTGTGAGGAGAG ttgagaagaaggcagaaaaggaggagaaagctAAAG AGGATCGAGTTCTTAAAGAGATACAGGAGTCTGCAAAGAAAG AAAAAGCTGCGACGAAGAAAGCTGCCAAGGAGGAGAAAGTTAAAG CAGAGCCTTCTGTATCAGACAGCCTTCTCATGGAGG